A genomic region of Candidatus Aegiribacteria sp. contains the following coding sequences:
- a CDS encoding DUF4190 domain-containing protein has translation MFCSKCGKQLDETKVEDFCPYCGNRIKATAGMTQSYSTGFTSASYGQGSYAQGAYTIKKKAPGAVSGLVYGLVGIFLFGIVLGIIAIVMGNSAKKKVREHPELYTGDGMGTAAIVLGIFDIAFFLFVILPVMLSQ, from the coding sequence ATGTTCTGTTCAAAATGCGGAAAACAGCTTGATGAAACTAAGGTTGAAGATTTTTGCCCATACTGTGGAAACAGGATCAAAGCAACTGCTGGAATGACTCAGTCATACAGTACGGGTTTTACATCCGCATCTTATGGACAGGGGTCTTATGCACAGGGAGCTTATACTATCAAAAAGAAAGCACCGGGAGCAGTATCAGGACTTGTATACGGCTTGGTAGGCATATTTTTATTTGGCATCGTCCTTGGGATAATTGCTATTGTAATGGGTAACAGCGCGAAAAAGAAAGTGAGAGAACATCCAGAACTGTACACCGGAGATGGAATGGGAACAGCTGCTATTGTACTGGGTATATTTGATATAGCCTTTTTCTTATTCGTTATCCTGCCGGTCATGTTGTCCCAGTGA